Part of the Bacilli bacterium PM5-9 genome is shown below.
GGTGTTTTTATTGATTTGATCATGCCATATATTCCTGCACCTCAAAATATGGGGATTGCAATTATTATGAATGTAATTGGTGTTATTTTAATGTCTTTAGGTACAGTAATGTATTTATATGCTAATATAGGAGCAGGACCAAGAGATTCAATGTTACTAGGATTAGTTAATAGATTAAAGGTTGATACAACATTTGTAAAACCGACGATTGAAGCAATTGTTTTAATTATGGGATTCTTTTTAGGAGGAACATTTGGTATTGGAACATTTATCTCTTTATTTTTAATGGGGTATTGCATGGATATTTTCTTTGCATTGTTTAAAATGAATCCAAAAGAAACAAAGCAAATGAATTTTATGGAACAA
Proteins encoded:
- a CDS encoding putative membrane protein YczE (product_source=COG2364; cog=COG2364; ko=KO:K07149; transmembrane_helix_parts=Inside_1_12,TMhelix_13_35,Outside_36_49,TMhelix_50_72,Inside_73_73,TMhelix_74_96,Outside_97_105,TMhelix_106_128,Inside_129_158,TMhelix_159_181,Outside_182_224); translated protein: MIFKKEDIIKKTTSLFLGFLIIAIGISMCALSNIGLAPWDVLAEGLSKTFDIPFGRAGIYVGIGVIIISLFIKVYPGVGTILNIVFIGVFIDLIMPYIPAPQNMGIAIIMNVIGVILMSLGTVMYLYANIGAGPRDSMLLGLVNRLKVDTTFVKPTIEAIVLIMGFFLGGTFGIGTFISLFLMGYCMDIFFALFKMNPKETKQMNFMEQWNYLKEVKEYESSRS